From Microcystis aeruginosa NIES-2549, a single genomic window includes:
- a CDS encoding antibiotic biosynthesis monooxygenase family protein encodes MPEFLDFLKHKYAYVAIGEFKPGCFSEAQKLYEKAVSTYSTGFQGAFLLQKPGTDEGIAVIIWDKIDDMEANKSEAHELLLKSMAPLFAKPPVTDFYEVCSEIEGSPI; translated from the coding sequence ATGCCAGAATTTCTCGATTTTCTCAAACATAAATATGCCTATGTGGCTATTGGTGAATTCAAACCGGGGTGTTTTTCCGAGGCCCAAAAACTCTACGAAAAGGCCGTTTCCACCTATTCCACGGGATTCCAGGGGGCTTTTCTGTTGCAAAAACCCGGAACCGATGAAGGAATTGCCGTGATCATCTGGGATAAAATCGATGATATGGAGGCAAATAAAAGCGAAGCCCATGAATTATTGCTGAAATCCATGGCTCCTCTGTTTGCGAAACCGCCTGTGACCGATTTTTATGAAGTATGTAGCGAGATAGAAGGGTCCCCCATTTAG
- a CDS encoding rhomboid family intramembrane serine protease, whose translation MGKNSSSINLMSQGSRQEIKTQAIILATFVAIFWLLEILDQFVFRGSLDIFGIIPHQVIGLRGILFAPFLHGDFPHLIANTVPFLILGWLVMLQETSDFFIVTGLTMLVGGLGVWLFAAPGSIHIGASILIFGYLGFLLLRGYFQRNIPSILLSILVFLLYGGTIWGVLPSRPGISWQGHLFGFLGGVLAAKLIATEKKHYP comes from the coding sequence ATGGGAAAAAATAGCTCATCCATCAATCTTATGAGTCAAGGATCACGGCAAGAAATAAAAACCCAAGCAATAATCCTCGCTACCTTTGTGGCGATTTTTTGGCTGTTAGAGATTTTAGATCAATTTGTTTTTCGGGGCAGTTTAGACATTTTCGGGATTATTCCCCATCAAGTCATCGGATTGCGGGGTATTCTTTTCGCACCTTTCCTACACGGTGACTTTCCCCATCTTATTGCTAATACGGTTCCTTTCCTGATTCTCGGTTGGTTGGTGATGTTACAGGAAACCAGTGACTTTTTTATTGTGACTGGGTTGACTATGCTGGTGGGGGGGTTAGGAGTCTGGTTATTTGCTGCTCCCGGATCCATCCATATCGGGGCAAGTATCTTGATTTTTGGCTATTTAGGTTTTTTATTACTGCGGGGCTATTTCCAAAGAAATATTCCTTCTATACTCTTGTCAATTCTAGTCTTTTTACTCTACGGTGGCACAATTTGGGGCGTTTTGCCTTCCCGTCCGGGGATTTCTTGGCAAGGACATTTATTCGGTTTTCTAGGCGGGGTTTTAGCCGCCAAATTAATCGCCACCGAAAAGAAACATTATCCCTAA
- a CDS encoding RNA-guided endonuclease InsQ/TnpB family protein, translated as MITLTYQYKLKVNRQQEREIVHILDVGKSVYNYALSERKDWLNSRKCLADRCSLVSEYIIPADEPYPNYFVQAKNLTEAKKVYPILKTVNAQVLQQVLKTLDKAFDRMKSKGFGFPRFKKKMRSFVFPALSKNFLGDEYLNFPQLGKIRIRKSREYPSGFEPKQAQIIRKASGFYVSVSFKSQESVPDITAGKTCLGIDAGIESFVATSQGYLIKAPRFLLKVQSKLKLLQRRLKHQVKGSSNWLKIQEKIARLHEKVSNTRRDWHFKLSHYLCDLADNIFVEDINFVSWSRGIVRKQSLDSGIGSFINEILPFVVWKRGKYYLKVDKNGTSQECPNCGAITGKKALSERVHRCNFCGHIEPRDTASAKVIENRGKNAVGLTVLENARGGDLTGIDRLNQVDLVKSLRTENPPLHRASG; from the coding sequence GTGATAACGCTTACCTACCAGTACAAACTAAAGGTAAACAGGCAACAGGAACGGGAGATCGTCCACATTCTTGATGTTGGCAAGAGCGTTTACAATTACGCGCTCTCGGAACGGAAGGATTGGTTGAACTCTCGAAAGTGTCTTGCGGATCGCTGTTCGCTAGTTTCTGAGTACATAATTCCTGCGGATGAACCCTATCCTAATTACTTCGTTCAAGCTAAAAATCTAACGGAAGCTAAAAAAGTTTACCCGATATTAAAGACGGTTAACGCTCAAGTCTTACAGCAAGTCTTAAAAACTTTAGATAAAGCGTTTGACCGCATGAAATCGAAAGGCTTCGGCTTTCCTAGATTTAAGAAAAAGATGCGAAGTTTTGTTTTCCCCGCGCTGTCAAAAAACTTTCTAGGTGACGAATACTTAAATTTTCCACAATTGGGAAAAATTCGGATTAGGAAATCTAGGGAGTACCCGTCTGGGTTTGAGCCTAAACAAGCTCAAATTATCCGCAAAGCGTCGGGATTTTACGTTTCGGTTTCCTTTAAGTCCCAAGAATCCGTCCCCGATATAACGGCTGGGAAAACCTGTTTAGGAATCGACGCAGGAATTGAGAGTTTTGTCGCTACTTCACAGGGATATTTAATCAAAGCCCCTCGATTTTTGTTGAAAGTACAGAGTAAGCTTAAATTGCTACAAAGACGCTTGAAACATCAAGTCAAAGGCTCTAGCAATTGGTTAAAAATTCAGGAGAAGATAGCAAGATTACACGAAAAAGTGTCTAATACTCGTAGAGATTGGCACTTTAAACTAAGTCATTACCTTTGCGATCTCGCTGATAACATCTTCGTTGAGGATATTAACTTTGTTTCCTGGTCTAGAGGGATCGTTAGAAAACAATCTCTGGATTCAGGCATCGGTAGTTTTATTAACGAGATACTACCGTTTGTCGTTTGGAAACGGGGAAAATATTATCTTAAGGTTGATAAAAACGGAACTTCGCAAGAGTGTCCTAATTGTGGCGCGATTACCGGCAAAAAAGCGTTATCAGAAAGAGTTCACCGATGCAATTTCTGCGGCCACATTGAACCAAGAGATACGGCATCAGCGAAGGTAATCGAGAACCGAGGAAAAAACGCGGTCGGACTGACCGTGTTAGAAAACGCTCGCGGAGGCGATTTGACGGGGATCGACCGGTTAAACCAGGTCGATCTAGTTAAAAGCCTAAGAACCGAGAATCCCCCGCTACACCGCGCGAGCGGTTAG
- the tnpA gene encoding IS200/IS605 family transposase: MSTLTKWESVLLDFNGESDHVHRIIDYKPEIALSKLIANLKTVSSRLIRKEFPYLAAKYFYNKPYFWTGGYFVASCRGVTIEQLKKYVDNQNYPKVETLPR, from the coding sequence GTGTCAACGCTGACAAAATGGGAAAGCGTGTTGCTTGATTTCAACGGTGAATCGGATCACGTTCACCGGATTATCGATTACAAACCTGAGATCGCTTTATCCAAATTAATCGCTAACCTTAAAACAGTTAGTAGTCGCTTAATTAGAAAAGAATTTCCGTACTTAGCGGCAAAGTATTTCTACAACAAACCCTATTTTTGGACGGGAGGTTATTTCGTGGCCAGTTGTCGCGGCGTTACCATCGAACAACTAAAAAAATACGTCGATAACCAAAACTACCCGAAAGTGGAAACGCTACCGCGTTAG
- the nth gene encoding endonuclease III gives MAPRKKTQLQLHVLEILSNLKRLYPEATCSLNYQTPVQLLVAVILSAQCTDERVNKVTPALFARFPDAKSLAFAEREELETLIRSTGFYRNKAKNIQGACQKILKDFQGEVPKTMEELLTLPGVARKTANVVLAHAYAIIEGVTVDTHVKRLSNRLGLTTNNDPVKIERDLMALLPQPDWETFSISIIYHGRAVCKARNPACFSCQLASLCPAANSKQ, from the coding sequence ATGGCCCCTCGAAAAAAAACTCAGCTTCAACTGCACGTCCTAGAGATTTTAAGCAACTTAAAGCGATTATATCCAGAGGCAACCTGTAGCTTAAATTATCAAACTCCCGTGCAGTTATTGGTGGCAGTGATCCTCTCGGCACAATGCACTGATGAGCGGGTAAATAAGGTGACTCCTGCTTTATTTGCTCGTTTTCCCGATGCTAAATCCTTAGCTTTTGCCGAGCGAGAGGAGTTAGAAACTCTGATTCGTTCCACGGGATTCTATCGCAATAAAGCCAAAAATATTCAGGGTGCTTGTCAAAAAATTCTTAAGGATTTTCAGGGGGAAGTACCCAAGACAATGGAGGAATTATTAACTTTACCCGGAGTAGCTAGAAAAACGGCTAATGTGGTACTTGCTCACGCTTACGCGATTATTGAGGGGGTGACAGTAGATACCCACGTTAAGCGCTTAAGTAATCGTTTGGGTTTAACTACTAATAACGATCCGGTGAAAATTGAACGGGATTTAATGGCTTTACTACCTCAACCGGATTGGGAAACTTTTTCTATTAGTATTATTTACCACGGCCGGGCGGTTTGTAAAGCAAGAAATCCCGCTTGTTTTTCCTGTCAATTAGCCTCTCTTTGTCCCGCAGCAAACAGTAAACAGTAA
- the rseP gene encoding RIP metalloprotease RseP: MSVLIAIGVLALLIVVHELGHFAAARWQSIHVNRFSIGFGPALAKYQGKETEYALRAIPLGGYVGFPDDDPDSQIPNNDPDLLRNRPVFDRAIVISAGVIANLIFAYFLLVTQVATVGFPQINYQEGVIIPEVFTAENSVAKQAGMKAGDIVLAINDQPLGASQNAVIDFRDIIQSSPDQPLKLTIKRPTETLDLIVTPELGSDGQGKIGVRLAPNGEETHLKADNFGQAFSLGAGEFQRLILLTIQGFGQLFSNFKENVQQVAGPVKIVEYGAAIARNDAGNLFQFAALISINLAVINILPLPALDGGQLVFLLIEALVGKPLPTKLQDNIMQTGLVLLLGLGVFLIVRDTANLAVFQDLFQ; encoded by the coding sequence ATGTCAGTTTTAATAGCGATCGGTGTCCTTGCCCTATTAATTGTCGTTCACGAATTAGGTCATTTTGCCGCTGCTCGTTGGCAATCTATCCATGTTAATCGCTTTTCCATCGGTTTTGGTCCAGCTTTAGCTAAATATCAAGGTAAAGAAACAGAATACGCCCTCCGCGCCATTCCTTTAGGGGGTTACGTTGGTTTTCCCGATGACGATCCCGATAGTCAAATTCCCAATAACGATCCTGATTTATTACGCAATCGTCCCGTTTTCGATCGAGCTATCGTCATTAGTGCGGGAGTAATTGCTAATTTAATTTTTGCCTATTTTTTGCTTGTTACCCAAGTCGCTACGGTGGGTTTTCCCCAAATTAACTATCAAGAAGGGGTAATTATTCCAGAGGTTTTCACTGCTGAAAATTCCGTCGCTAAACAAGCGGGAATGAAAGCGGGTGATATTGTTCTCGCTATCAATGATCAGCCCCTTGGTGCTTCTCAAAATGCCGTTATTGACTTCCGTGACATTATTCAATCTTCCCCCGATCAACCCCTAAAATTAACCATCAAACGCCCCACAGAAACTCTCGATTTAATTGTTACTCCTGAATTGGGCAGTGATGGTCAGGGTAAAATTGGGGTGAGATTGGCTCCTAACGGTGAAGAAACTCACCTGAAAGCCGATAATTTTGGTCAAGCTTTTAGCTTGGGTGCGGGTGAATTTCAACGATTAATCCTATTAACCATTCAAGGTTTTGGGCAGTTATTTAGTAACTTTAAAGAAAATGTTCAACAGGTAGCCGGACCGGTTAAAATTGTTGAATACGGAGCAGCAATCGCTCGTAATGATGCGGGTAATCTTTTTCAATTTGCCGCCCTAATTAGTATTAACTTAGCGGTGATTAATATTCTGCCTTTACCTGCTCTTGATGGTGGTCAGTTGGTATTTTTATTAATCGAGGCTTTAGTAGGTAAACCTCTCCCAACTAAACTGCAAGATAACATCATGCAAACAGGTCTAGTTTTACTCTTAGGATTAGGAGTTTTCTTAATCGTGCGCGACACGGCTAACCTAGCAGTTTTTCAGGATTTATTCCAGTGA
- a CDS encoding phycobilisome protein, with protein MPLSERAQQLIPKARIISFANWPYQQAAIAVWQQADDLNRYLSDSDLDTIVNLEPDLLVSSQQARKLRYNANSIVDNARQALLSQFPTILQPGGDLHPPHRAEACWRDFWNFLRCITYGVAGQQIPYTSAEGLENMRLLYQELQVPLGAMISGLEALKQYSLDYFSDSEKTAIAPYFDHLITVMKKF; from the coding sequence ATGCCTTTGAGTGAGCGCGCCCAGCAATTAATCCCAAAAGCGAGAATCATCAGTTTCGCCAATTGGCCCTATCAGCAAGCAGCGATCGCTGTTTGGCAACAAGCGGATGATCTAAATCGCTATCTCAGCGACAGCGATTTAGATACTATCGTCAATTTAGAGCCTGATTTACTGGTTTCTAGTCAGCAAGCTCGAAAACTGCGGTATAATGCTAATAGCATCGTCGATAACGCTCGTCAGGCTTTATTAAGCCAATTTCCTACCATTCTCCAACCCGGAGGCGATCTTCATCCACCCCACCGCGCCGAAGCTTGTTGGCGTGATTTCTGGAACTTTTTACGCTGTATTACCTACGGTGTCGCCGGACAGCAGATTCCCTACACCAGTGCCGAGGGATTGGAAAATATGCGTCTTCTTTACCAAGAATTACAAGTACCATTAGGGGCGATGATTTCGGGGTTAGAAGCCTTAAAACAATACAGTTTAGATTATTTTAGCGACTCAGAAAAAACCGCAATTGCTCCCTATTTCGATCACTTAATTACGGTTATGAAAAAGTTTTAA
- a CDS encoding PAP/fibrillin family protein, which produces MDAKAKLLELIAGRNRGLLATESDRVRILAAIEQLEDHNPHPHPLEVKQLLGGNWRLLFTSSRDILGLDRLPFFQLGQIYQYLDLNKAKLYNIAEITGVPWLEGAVIVAATFEPTSERRVMVKFERSILGLQRFLNYHSPQEFIDAIESGKKFPPLDFSFNNREQKGWLDITYLDEDLRIGRGSEGSVFILAKEKT; this is translated from the coding sequence ATGGATGCCAAAGCGAAATTACTAGAATTGATCGCTGGTAGAAATCGCGGACTCCTGGCCACGGAAAGCGACCGCGTGCGGATTTTGGCGGCGATCGAACAATTGGAGGACCACAATCCCCATCCTCATCCCCTCGAAGTTAAACAACTATTAGGGGGCAATTGGCGTTTACTATTCACCAGCAGTCGCGACATTCTGGGACTAGATCGCCTACCTTTTTTTCAATTGGGGCAAATTTATCAATATCTTGACCTGAACAAGGCCAAACTCTATAATATTGCTGAAATTACGGGCGTACCTTGGTTAGAAGGAGCAGTGATCGTCGCCGCTACCTTTGAACCCACCTCCGAGCGTCGGGTCATGGTCAAATTTGAGCGATCGATCCTCGGTCTGCAACGTTTTCTCAATTATCATTCTCCCCAAGAATTTATCGACGCGATCGAAAGTGGCAAAAAATTTCCTCCCCTCGATTTTTCCTTCAATAATCGTGAACAAAAAGGTTGGCTCGATATCACCTATCTCGATGAAGATCTCCGCATCGGCCGCGGCAGCGAGGGCAGCGTCTTTATTCTGGCTAAGGAAAAAACCTAA
- a CDS encoding BolA family protein, with translation MVDFRQVEAMIQEQIPDAQVMIRDLTGGGDHLEAVVISGEFAGKTRVKQHQMVYGALQSALATEAIHALALKTYTPDSWAAEK, from the coding sequence ATGGTTGACTTTCGCCAAGTAGAAGCGATGATTCAAGAACAAATCCCCGATGCACAAGTGATGATTCGGGATTTGACGGGAGGTGGCGATCATTTGGAAGCGGTGGTTATTTCTGGCGAATTTGCTGGCAAAACCCGCGTTAAACAGCATCAAATGGTTTATGGCGCTTTACAATCGGCACTGGCTACCGAAGCCATCCATGCTTTGGCATTAAAAACCTACACTCCCGACAGTTGGGCAGCAGAAAAATAA
- a CDS encoding Uma2 family endonuclease: MSLSLITRKFTVEEYEKMTTEGIIKPDEKVELIRGEIIKMSPMGTRHAACIARLTQLFYRKFGDLILLGVQNPIRLNNNSQPEPDLSLLIPRSDFYVAAYPCPQDIYLIIEVSDSTLDYDRYTKIPLYAEANIQEVWIVNLKEECLEVYRHPLHGSYQAIQKYYRGEIIFIESFPAIELTLIEILGNKSEIKG, encoded by the coding sequence ATGTCTTTATCACTGATTACTCGTAAGTTTACGGTGGAAGAATACGAAAAAATGACAACCGAGGGAATAATCAAACCCGATGAAAAAGTGGAATTAATTCGAGGAGAAATTATCAAAATGTCACCGATGGGAACCCGTCATGCTGCCTGTATAGCTAGATTAACACAGTTATTTTATCGAAAATTCGGTGATCTTATTCTGTTAGGAGTGCAAAACCCGATTAGATTAAATAATAATTCTCAACCAGAACCAGATTTAAGTTTACTAATACCTCGATCGGATTTTTATGTTGCTGCCTATCCTTGTCCTCAAGATATCTATTTAATTATTGAAGTTTCCGATTCTACCCTCGATTATGATCGCTATACTAAAATCCCTCTTTATGCAGAGGCAAATATTCAAGAAGTTTGGATCGTTAATCTCAAGGAAGAATGTTTAGAAGTTTATCGCCATCCGCTGCATGGTAGTTATCAAGCTATTCAGAAATATTATCGAGGTGAAATTATTTTTATTGAATCCTTTCCAGCAATAGAGTTAACTTTAATTGAAATACTCGGCAATAAAAGTGAGATCAAGGGGTAA
- a CDS encoding GUN4 domain-containing protein, translated as MDDKTTKPEASESEEKKESDFDQEKEQAQVWTGKITAFVAHQLRTSAPSLPIIGGSITGILTWLSQHDTVKAIIVGGVTFIVTGFFTYGSAWSQGFLEIARTKGKNHGKGSALSFFVWLDKGLEKIRWQLANPDGKYLIKLRDSDCRYDDIEGIEDAIFGFSTPELEEIFINLDLSQLELRSEEESKGTGDDIWDLLRRAKKRTNLRLLILAPGGRGKTTLLRHLAYNYALKQPKQNAPFLIPVFLRLRRWQEVITTTEGLDLPTLIERHLKQDISQELDLPQHWAKSHLTRQRMLVMFDGFDEVKPEYAEKISQWIGKQWHDFRQNYFILTSRPKGYQAFSSEHKPRQKVFINEFTDKNIHDFVYKWYFWQEQETRVSRSLKAKQEAADNKAKDLINQLFALDDSGESSTLLALARNPLNLNMIVQLHRANFGSEQKLPQQRVDLFRRIFDLQLITRPQARGIDMILDNNEENHRQRVLQQLALKMGNTTTIEYSELLSSIQNFIQELGYPESTSAKDFVERLIHVSELILKKDEYYEFAHNLFQSYLIALEIKRLKQENLLWENWEQNLWYETCIMYATLLTNPTDFIVYFYNQSNPKAQGLAERCYRELPVKKRRGLEFLEQRRQTSLFTQLETYLKNGQWREADEETARLMLLIAKREDEGWLDEESAENFPCEELRTIDKLWVDNSGSKFGFSVQKKVWLDCGGVPGEYDYDVYKKFADEVGWRRSGNWLSYDELTFSLEGSQHAYLPSPWWRVVGRTPGGGVGRRVWWRVSLFSRSDL; from the coding sequence ATGGACGATAAAACCACAAAGCCGGAAGCATCGGAATCTGAAGAGAAAAAAGAATCAGATTTTGACCAGGAAAAGGAACAGGCTCAAGTTTGGACGGGAAAAATCACTGCTTTTGTTGCCCATCAACTCCGAACCTCCGCTCCTTCCCTTCCAATTATCGGGGGTAGCATTACAGGTATCTTAACTTGGCTTAGTCAACATGACACGGTTAAGGCGATTATTGTCGGGGGAGTCACCTTTATCGTCACGGGCTTTTTTACCTACGGATCAGCCTGGAGTCAAGGGTTTTTAGAAATAGCAAGAACCAAAGGTAAAAATCATGGTAAAGGTTCAGCTTTAAGCTTTTTTGTTTGGCTAGACAAAGGACTGGAAAAAATACGTTGGCAATTAGCTAATCCTGACGGGAAATATTTAATTAAATTACGGGATTCAGATTGTCGTTATGATGATATTGAAGGGATTGAAGATGCAATCTTTGGTTTTTCTACCCCAGAACTAGAAGAAATTTTTATTAATTTGGATCTGAGTCAATTAGAACTGCGCTCAGAAGAAGAGTCTAAAGGTACGGGGGATGATATTTGGGATTTATTGCGACGGGCTAAAAAGAGGACAAATTTACGGTTGTTAATTCTGGCTCCTGGTGGCCGAGGAAAAACGACTTTATTGCGTCATTTAGCCTATAACTACGCTCTAAAACAACCGAAACAAAATGCACCTTTTTTAATTCCTGTCTTTTTACGTTTACGGAGATGGCAGGAAGTGATTACCACCACAGAAGGATTGGATTTACCAACCTTAATTGAGCGACATCTTAAACAAGATATTTCTCAAGAATTAGATTTACCTCAGCACTGGGCTAAAAGTCATTTAACCCGTCAGCGAATGTTAGTGATGTTTGATGGTTTTGATGAAGTTAAACCCGAATATGCCGAAAAAATCAGTCAATGGATTGGCAAACAGTGGCATGATTTTCGCCAAAACTATTTTATTTTAACCTCTCGTCCCAAAGGCTATCAAGCGTTTAGCTCTGAGCATAAACCTCGACAAAAGGTGTTTATTAATGAATTTACCGATAAAAATATTCATGATTTTGTCTATAAATGGTATTTCTGGCAAGAGCAGGAAACCAGAGTTAGCAGAAGTTTAAAAGCTAAACAAGAAGCTGCCGACAATAAAGCAAAGGATTTAATTAATCAGTTATTTGCTCTCGATGATTCCGGGGAAAGTTCTACTCTATTAGCCTTAGCGAGAAATCCCTTAAATCTGAATATGATAGTACAGTTACATCGGGCAAACTTTGGCTCGGAACAAAAATTACCTCAGCAACGAGTGGATTTATTTCGCCGAATTTTTGATCTGCAATTGATCACTCGCCCTCAAGCTAGGGGCATTGATATGATTTTAGATAATAATGAGGAAAATCATCGTCAACGGGTATTGCAACAGTTAGCCCTGAAAATGGGAAATACAACCACGATTGAATATTCAGAATTACTGAGTTCTATACAAAATTTTATTCAGGAATTGGGTTATCCTGAAAGCACTTCGGCTAAGGATTTTGTAGAGCGGTTAATTCATGTGAGCGAGTTAATTTTGAAAAAGGATGAATACTATGAGTTTGCCCATAATCTTTTTCAGTCCTATTTAATTGCTTTGGAGATTAAACGGTTAAAGCAAGAAAATTTACTCTGGGAAAATTGGGAACAAAATCTCTGGTACGAGACTTGCATTATGTATGCAACTTTATTGACTAATCCGACTGATTTTATTGTCTATTTTTATAATCAATCTAATCCTAAAGCTCAGGGATTAGCGGAGCGATGTTATCGAGAATTACCTGTTAAAAAACGTCGAGGTTTGGAATTTTTAGAACAAAGACGACAGACTTCTCTCTTTACTCAACTAGAAACCTATCTGAAAAATGGCCAATGGCGCGAAGCCGATGAAGAAACGGCGCGGTTAATGTTGTTAATTGCTAAAAGGGAAGATGAAGGCTGGCTAGATGAAGAAAGTGCTGAAAACTTTCCCTGTGAGGAATTACGCACCATTGACAAGCTCTGGGTAGATAATAGCGGCAGCAAATTTGGCTTTTCTGTGCAGAAAAAAGTCTGGCTGGATTGCGGTGGTGTCCCAGGGGAATACGATTATGATGTGTATAAAAAATTCGCTGACGAGGTGGGTTGGCGCAGGAGCGGAAACTGGTTGAGCTATGATGAGCTAACTTTTTCATTAGAGGGTAGTCAACACGCATACCTACCGTCACCTTGGTGGAGGGTCGTGGGGCGCACACCAGGGGGGGGGGTTGGTCGCCGCGTGTGGTGGAGGGTATCTCTTTTCTCGCGCAGCGACTTGTAA
- a CDS encoding endonuclease domain-containing protein: protein MQLTNHHHLPYNPKLVERAKELRKNMTKAERKLWYEYLKNFQYRVHRQRPIDQFIVDFYCPELKLVIEIDGDIHNREDAQNYDLERTQILSGYGLTVIRFTNQEVLSNFEGVCGVIGSLIPPTPLDKGGFDPSLLRGFDPPNPP, encoded by the coding sequence ATGCAATTAACCAATCATCATCATCTACCCTACAATCCCAAACTCGTAGAACGAGCCAAAGAACTCCGTAAAAATATGACCAAAGCTGAAAGAAAACTTTGGTATGAATACTTAAAAAATTTTCAATATAGAGTTCATCGTCAAAGACCGATTGATCAATTTATTGTTGACTTTTATTGCCCCGAATTAAAATTAGTGATTGAAATTGATGGTGATATTCATAATAGGGAAGATGCTCAGAACTATGACTTAGAAAGAACCCAAATTTTATCAGGTTATGGATTAACAGTAATCCGCTTTACTAATCAAGAAGTTTTGAGTAATTTTGAGGGAGTTTGTGGAGTAATTGGAAGTTTGATCCCCCCAACCCCCCTTGATAAGGGGGGCTTTGATCCCTCCTTATTAAGGGGCTTTGATCCCCCCAACCCCCCTTGA
- the cbiE gene encoding precorrin-6y C5,15-methyltransferase (decarboxylating) subunit CbiE yields MADNEIVAIFFNMADRNCKSKWLSIIGIGEDGLEGLSSVGRSLLSLASVIVGGERHLAMLPPEDQRQKLLWTSPIQDSVNEIIRRRGQSVCVLASGDPMCYGIGVTLTRQIPLEEMTIIPSPSAFSLACSRLGWSLSEVETLSLCGRPPACLNGVLYPGAKLLVLSADAQTPALAARLLREGGFGESSITVLEHLGGTRERHIQGIANDWQFTDLADLNVIAISCISSHPPTLAPRLPGLPDSAYHHDGQLTKREVRAITLSRLAPLPGQLLWDVGAGCGSIAIEWLRSDRRCQGIAIEHHPTRLQYIADNAAALGTLHLQIVAGIAPSALEDLPQPDAIFIGGGITTPHLLETCWLALRPGGRLVANTVTIESELVLLQWHSKLGGELLRIGIEKAEPVGKFLGWKAMAPVTQWTVLKPRL; encoded by the coding sequence ATGGCAGATAATGAAATAGTAGCGATTTTTTTTAATATGGCGGATCGCAATTGTAAGTCGAAATGGCTATCGATCATAGGAATTGGTGAAGATGGCTTAGAAGGTTTAAGTTCGGTGGGGCGAAGTCTGCTTTCTTTAGCATCAGTTATTGTCGGTGGTGAACGTCATCTGGCAATGTTACCCCCTGAGGATCAACGGCAAAAACTGCTCTGGACTTCTCCCATCCAAGACTCTGTTAACGAGATTATCCGCCGTCGTGGTCAATCCGTCTGTGTTTTGGCCAGTGGTGATCCCATGTGCTACGGGATTGGTGTCACCCTCACCCGTCAGATTCCCCTTGAGGAAATGACGATTATTCCCTCTCCTTCTGCCTTCAGTCTTGCCTGTAGTCGTTTGGGTTGGTCCCTGAGTGAAGTGGAAACTTTGAGTTTGTGCGGTCGGCCCCCAGCCTGCTTGAATGGGGTGCTTTATCCCGGCGCTAAACTGCTGGTACTGAGTGCTGATGCCCAGACTCCGGCGCTCGCTGCTCGGCTGCTCAGGGAGGGAGGTTTTGGCGAGAGTTCCATCACGGTTTTAGAACATCTAGGGGGAACCCGAGAACGCCACATTCAAGGCATCGCCAACGATTGGCAGTTTACAGATCTGGCGGATTTAAATGTCATCGCCATTAGCTGCATCTCCTCCCATCCCCCCACCCTGGCGCCGCGCCTTCCAGGACTGCCGGATTCTGCCTACCATCATGACGGACAGTTGACAAAAAGAGAAGTTCGTGCTATCACGCTGAGTAGATTGGCTCCCTTACCCGGACAATTGCTCTGGGATGTGGGGGCAGGTTGTGGTTCCATTGCCATTGAGTGGCTGCGTAGCGATCGCCGTTGCCAGGGGATTGCGATCGAACATCATCCCACCAGATTACAATACATTGCCGATAATGCCGCCGCCCTGGGAACGCTCCATCTGCAAATCGTCGCCGGAATCGCACCGAGTGCCTTGGAAGATTTACCGCAACCGGACGCTATTTTTATTGGTGGCGGTATCACCACACCCCACCTATTGGAAACCTGTTGGTTAGCCCTGCGCCCCGGGGGTCGTCTTGTTGCCAACACTGTTACAATTGAAAGCGAATTAGTCCTCTTGCAATGGCATAGTAAATTAGGAGGGGAACTGCTGCGGATTGGCATTGAAAAAGCCGAACCGGTCGGTAAGTTTTTAGGTTGGAAAGCCATGGCCCCCGTAACCCAGTGGACTGTTCTGAAACCGAGATTGTAA